Proteins encoded within one genomic window of Clostridia bacterium:
- a CDS encoding sigma 54-interacting transcriptional regulator: MGIFRLRIEFEDRAGMVYDTSQVINKYKISISALEVMPETMYFELECDDVKIKEDIILDLALIPNIKKVEEVKCLQHPNKSNDEFGKIIGESDALKKAIIRSRLVADTDSTVLILGESGTGKELFAKAIHSVSNRAEHPFYPVNCAALPETLLESELFGYEDGAFSGAKRGGKAGLLEVAHKGTVFFDEVGDLTLGTQAKLLRAIQEMKIRRIGGYKEKSIDIRIIAATNRDLWKMAEQGKFREDLYYRLNVVPVKIPPLRERRADIPILAEHFLLHYARATGKPTKTLTARALAFLVNYDWPGNVRELQNMIERAISLNPGRIIDLDKFAFEEDNYLEFSYQEDKPLKTLVEQLEYKVIEETLQRHGSIRKSAKALGISHTALLKKIEKLKKKKAEW, translated from the coding sequence ATGGGAATCTTTAGATTACGGATTGAGTTCGAAGATAGGGCGGGGATGGTGTATGATACCAGCCAGGTTATCAATAAATATAAAATTAGTATTTCAGCACTTGAAGTGATGCCTGAAACAATGTATTTTGAATTGGAGTGCGATGATGTAAAAATAAAAGAGGATATTATATTAGATCTTGCATTGATTCCAAATATAAAAAAAGTAGAAGAAGTGAAGTGTTTACAGCATCCAAACAAGAGCAATGATGAATTTGGCAAAATAATAGGCGAAAGCGATGCCTTGAAGAAGGCTATCATAAGATCCAGACTGGTTGCAGATACCGACAGCACAGTGCTTATTTTAGGAGAAAGTGGGACAGGAAAGGAGCTTTTTGCAAAAGCTATACATTCGGTGAGTAATAGGGCAGAGCATCCTTTTTATCCTGTTAACTGTGCAGCATTACCTGAGACTTTGTTGGAAAGTGAGCTTTTTGGATATGAAGATGGTGCTTTCAGTGGCGCAAAACGCGGAGGAAAGGCCGGTTTGTTGGAGGTTGCACATAAAGGAACTGTATTCTTTGATGAGGTGGGAGATCTTACACTAGGTACTCAAGCAAAGCTTTTAAGAGCAATCCAGGAAATGAAGATAAGAAGGATTGGAGGATATAAGGAAAAATCGATAGATATAAGAATAATAGCAGCCACTAATAGGGATCTTTGGAAGATGGCGGAACAAGGTAAATTCAGGGAAGACCTTTATTATCGACTTAATGTAGTTCCTGTAAAAATACCTCCTTTAAGAGAACGAAGAGCGGATATACCTATATTGGCTGAACATTTTTTATTGCATTATGCTAGAGCCACAGGGAAGCCTACTAAAACTTTAACAGCAAGGGCTTTAGCCTTTTTAGTCAATTACGATTGGCCTGGAAATGTGAGGGAATTACAGAATATGATTGAGCGAGCAATCAGCTTAAATCCGGGAAGGATTATTGATTTAGACAAGTTCGCATTCGAAGAGGATAATTATTTAGAATTTTCCTATCAAGAGGATAAACCTTTAAAAACTCTGGTGGAACAGCTGGAATATAAAGTAATAGAGGAAACTTTGCAAAGACATGGTTCAATCAGAAAATCAGCGAAAGCTTTAGGTATATCACATACGGCGTTGTTAAAGAAGATTGAAAAGTTGAAAAAGAAAAAAGCAGAATGGTAG